A stretch of the Vigna radiata var. radiata cultivar VC1973A chromosome 7, Vradiata_ver6, whole genome shotgun sequence genome encodes the following:
- the LOC106768044 gene encoding uncharacterized protein LOC106768044 isoform X3 produces the protein MHGTHIVAQSFSQMLNLANLAEEVQICRRRRNKAVMQIMLWICTRKNNFMTICTNDAITIFLYDFVVKVRSLQADCLSVALQLLLKLKRHLKIMYSLDEAHCQHAQR, from the exons ATGCATGGGACTCATATTGTTGCCCAGTCCTTTTCCCAGATGCTTAACTTGGCCAACTTGGCCGAGGAGGTCCAGATTTGTCGCCGCCGAAGGAACAAG GCGGTAATGCAGATTATGCTATGGATATGCACCAGAAAGAACAACTTCATGACAATTTGTACCAATGATGCAATCACAATATTTCTCT ATGATTTTGTTGTCAAAGTTAGATCTTTGCAG GCCGACTGTTTATCAGTTGCATTGCAGCTTCTTTTAAAGCTTAAGAGACACCTAAAAATCATGTATAGTCTTGACGAAGCCCATTGTCAG CATGCCCAAAGATGA
- the LOC106768044 gene encoding uncharacterized protein LOC106768044 isoform X1 codes for MHGTHIVAQSFSQMLNLANLAEEVQICRRRRNKAVMQIMLWICTRKNNFMTICTNDAITIFLYDFVVKVRSLQADCLSVALQLLLKLKRHLKIMYSLDEAHCQVKLYGASSSLTQHHAQR; via the exons ATGCATGGGACTCATATTGTTGCCCAGTCCTTTTCCCAGATGCTTAACTTGGCCAACTTGGCCGAGGAGGTCCAGATTTGTCGCCGCCGAAGGAACAAG GCGGTAATGCAGATTATGCTATGGATATGCACCAGAAAGAACAACTTCATGACAATTTGTACCAATGATGCAATCACAATATTTCTCT ATGATTTTGTTGTCAAAGTTAGATCTTTGCAG GCCGACTGTTTATCAGTTGCATTGCAGCTTCTTTTAAAGCTTAAGAGACACCTAAAAATCATGTATAGTCTTGACGAAGCCCATTGTCAGGTAAAATTATACGGTGCATCATCATCACTTACGCAACAT CATGCCCAAAGATGA
- the LOC106768044 gene encoding uncharacterized protein LOC106768044 isoform X2 gives MLSCLNFCMGINYFLVCAEEFFIAQAVMQIMLWICTRKNNFMTICTNDAITIFLYDFVVKVRSLQADCLSVALQLLLKLKRHLKIMYSLDEAHCQVKLYGASSSLTQHHAQR, from the exons ATGCTTTCTTGTCTCAATTTTTGCATGGGAATTAACTACTTTTTGGTTTGCGCTGAAGAATTTTTCATTGCCCAG GCGGTAATGCAGATTATGCTATGGATATGCACCAGAAAGAACAACTTCATGACAATTTGTACCAATGATGCAATCACAATATTTCTCT ATGATTTTGTTGTCAAAGTTAGATCTTTGCAG GCCGACTGTTTATCAGTTGCATTGCAGCTTCTTTTAAAGCTTAAGAGACACCTAAAAATCATGTATAGTCTTGACGAAGCCCATTGTCAGGTAAAATTATACGGTGCATCATCATCACTTACGCAACAT CATGCCCAAAGATGA